The DNA sequence TGCATCACGCTCTTGAAGAGCTTAAGCGTCGAACGGATGCTCAGTTGATAACGATTGATGGCATTCGTGCAACATTCCCGTATGGTTGGGGAATTTTACGATCATCCAATACGCAGCCAGTTCTTTCTGTGCGATTTGAAGGAAATTCGCCTCAAGATCTTGAACGATTAAAAAAAGATTTTTCCGAATTATTAAAGCCATTTATTGATTCCACCGTTTTGCAACGCGAATTTTCTCTATGAGAACGATCGGTTTACATTTACGTATCACTTCATCGATTGTGGATCTCATACCCCAAGCACTGGAATTGGGCACTAAGAGTTTTCAATGTTTTATGATTCACCAGGGCACGGGAAACTATTTAGAGCTTTCATCGCCGGAGATTGATCGATTTCTTGCATTGCGCGATGAATGCGGTTATTTATATGCGCATGCTTCTTATTGGGTTAATTTGAGCGGAAAAGAGACCGGCCACACGATTCATTTATTACGCCGTGAAATTGAAATGGCAAAAGCGCTTCATTTTAATGCGATAGTGATTCATCCTGGAGCTGCAACTGGTTGGGCAACAAAACAAGAGGGGATCGATCAGTTTGTGCGTCTTTTTAACGCATTAATAAAAAACGAATCGAATATGCATTTTATTATTGAAAATACGGCACATGGCAATGCGACCGTTGGTAGTGATCTTGAAGACTTAAAAGAGATTTATGAGCGGCTTGAACAATCGGAAAAGGTTTCTTTTTGCCTTGATACCGCGCATGCATACGCGTATGGTTATGATATTGGATCTGCTCATGGACGTGAACAATTTTTGCAGCTCGTCGATCAAACAATCACTGCAGATCGTGTTTCACTCATTCATTTAAATGATTCGAGCGAAAAATTAGGCACAAAAAAAGATCGGCATGAACTGCTGGGCAAAGGGAATTTGGGCCAGCAAGCGCTCAAAGAATTTACGCATATTAAAGCATTTGCGCAGGTGCCGTTAATTTTGGAACTGCCGCCGGTAGAAAATGAAGAGCAAGCAGAAATGCTAGAATTAGTTCGCAGTTGGTGCCGATAGCAAAAAAAGGAAAGTGAGTATGAAGCGAATTGCAATTAATGGGTTTGGAAGAATTGGAAAAACATTTTTGCGCGTTATTATGGCCGATGCGGCAGCAAAAAAAGATCTTGAAGTCGTCGCAATTAATATCGGCCCGGCAAAAACAGATTTAATTGGGCATCTTTTTCAATACGATACGCTGATGGGCAAATTTCCCGGGACCGTTGAGCAGCGTGGGAATGAATTAATTATCGATGGCAAAAAAATTGCTTTAATTGCTGAAAAAGATCCTGCCAATCTTAATTGGGCCGCGCTTAAAATTGATTGGGTGGTTGAATGTTCAGGAAAATTTACTCATCGAGAAGATGCAGAGAAGCATTTAAAAGCTGGTGCAAAAAAAGTGCTCATTTCAGCTCCTGCTACCGACGAAGACGTTTCAATTATTCCTGGAGTGAATGATGCAATGTACGATGCAAAAAAGCATAACATTGTTTCGCTTGGTAGTTGTACCACAAACGCTGTGTTTCCACTGCTTAAAGTATTGCATGATCAATGCGGGCTTGAACAAGCGATGATGATGACGACGCATGCATACACCAATACGCAAGTGCTTCTTGATGTTGAAGCAAAAGATCCGCGCACTTCTCGCGCAGCTGCACTCAATATTATCCCGACATCCACCGGCGCTGCAAAAATGGTACCAAAAGTGATGCCAGCACTTGCAGGAAAAGTAGAAATGTCTTCCGTTCGCGTCCCTGTTGGCAAAGTTTCACTCATTGAGTTGACGTTTTTATCAACAAAAAAACTATCTGCAGAAATTATTAATACTGCATTTATCGATGCATCAAAACAATCGATGCGCGGCATTATTGAAGTGGAAAGCAAGCCGTTAGTTTCATCTGACTTTTCAGGAAATAGTTCATCAGTAATTCTTGATGCACCGCTTACGCGTTCCTTAGGTACACTTTCATCAGTCTTTGGATGGTACGATAATGAATGGGGCTACAGCTGCCGCCTTAAAGATTTTTTGATGCGAGATGCTTGAAAAATCTTATTTTTTTGAAAGCATTTTAATAACTGCTTCGTTGAATTCAGGAATATCTGCCGGCATGCGGCTGGTGACGAACTTGCCATCAACGACGACTTTTTGATCCACCCAATTTGCTCCTGCATTAATCAAATCGGTTTTGAGTGAAGGCCACGAAGTCATCTTTTTTCCTTGGACAAATCCGGTTTCAATCAATGTCCATGGCCCATGGCAAATTGCTGCTATTGGTTTACCAGTATCAACGAAATCTTTAATAAATTTAATAGCGGCTGGCATCACGCGCAATAAATCAGGGTTTATAATACCGCCTGGCAGCACGATCGCATCAAAATCTGCAGCGCGTGCTTTTTCTAGAGGAAGATCGACTTGAAATTCATCGGCCCATTCTATATGATTCAAAGCTTTCACTTTAGGAAACTTGGGTGAAATTAATGTAACGGTAGCGCCTGCATCTTGAAGCCCCTTACGCGTATCAACCATTTCAGGTCGCTCAAAGCCATCGGTAACAAGCATTGCAATTTTTACGCCAGAAAGTACTGAACTCATAGTTTTTTCCTTCAAAAAAAAGTCTTTTTTTGAATTTATAATAATGATCAGAACTGAGACAATAAATAGATTTGATTATTTTATTTCGAGAATCTCTGCTTCAATCATCGCATAATTCGGATCTGTTTCACCATCTTCCATTGCCCAGCAGGCTGCAAGCACCGCTTGCACATAGGCCCATTCTTGGATTCGTTGACGATCAAAGTTTAAATGCTGTGCAAAGAGCGTAATGCGGCGAGCAATGATATCGTTGAGGTTTTGTTGATGCAATAGTTCCGGAAATGGATTTCTGATGAATGCACCCACTTCATACGTTGGATCGCCCCAAATTCCTTTAGGATCTATCGCAAGCCAACTATCGCGTGCACTGGAGACGATATTTTCGTGATGTAGGTCGCCATGAAGCAATACTTTTTCTTTTTGAGTTGCGAGTAACGAACTGGATAGTTCGCGAGCCTTATTAATATGAATCGTCGATAATGCAGGATGTGGATTTTCTAACGCTTTGAGCCATTCAGGTAGATCGGGAAACAGCGAAGGTTCTGCTACTGGAATCGTATGCAGTCGTTTTATGACCGATACCGTATGCGCGATTGCTTGATCGTCACGATGGGCGAAAAAAGATTTAAGCGTCGTTCCTGAAATAGCGTGCTCAATAAGCAAAGCATTCATAGATAAATCAGCATCAAGTAATCGAACGGAACCGCTTCCTTTATACGTATCGAGCGTTAAGCCTTCTTGTTTTATGGCAATACTATCAAACCCCAATTTTACGACTATAGGCTTTTTATGTTGGAAACCTTTAAGTACATAATTGTACGAAAGATTCCTAAAAGGCGTCAGATCGGTCAGTTGCCATTTGACCGCTAATGCTTCAACGATAGTAGGCAAATTTTTAAGCCATTCTTTCCCTTGCGCCCCCCAAGCTTGAACTACATTTTTTTCTAAGGTAGACATAATTCCTTAATTTTTATTGCGATAGACTGCGGGTTTTCGTTTTCTGAGTTTACTTCAATAGTATACGTTAAATCCCAATAAATATAATCATAGTGGCTGCGGGCGTGCCCTCTGGGCGATGTGCCCCGAGCAGTTTCACGTTCTTCTAGTGTATTTAAGGGAGCAGCTATTTTTATCCAGTAAGTCTGAGCATTCTGCAATTTTTCCTGTAAATCATCCAACCATTCTTTTTTGTAGGCGATATAATCAACAATAATATTGCAGCCATTGTTTGCGTATGCAGCTATCGCGGAATTCATACCATAGGCTACTTTTTCTCCCTCTGGTCCGGTAAAGAGAGAGATTACAGGATTGCCCTCATGGTCTTTAGAGGATTCAACCCATCGTATAGGGTTTTGAGATTGCCAAAAAGTGATATTTTTGAGATTGATTTCTGGCATGGGCGAATCAAATAAATTATCGATGCCTAACTTTATCCATAAATTTGGCATCATCAGTCTTTGGAATTCTTTTTGAATAGAACTTTTACCAGCAGCAGATGGCCCATTGAGAATAATTACTGTTCCATTCATTTTGGTCCTTAAATGGTATACAAATAGTATAGTTTAAAGATAAACAAAAATGGAGTATTTGTGCGACTGCTTGCGGTAGTTGATGCACTTCTTGTTTATCCCCAAATATTGAGATATAATAACGAGCAATTATAAAAATAAACGGGCCCATAGCTCAGCGGTGAGAGCAATCGGCTCATAACCGAGAGGTCCCAGGTTCGAATCCTGGTGGGCCCACCAGTTTACGTTTATTCAGGCCTTCCGGCTCGGCAAACTACGACTGGCGCGGCCAGTCCTTTTTAAGGATTATAAGCGCATTATGTTGTTTTTATAATGCATGGATTTTCCCAAGAAATGTCCTGAAAGGACTTAAAAAAAAAGGGGTTACTTTATGAATGAGTACCCACTCTCAAAATTCATAGATCTTATCCAGTACGACCAATCTATTGTCTCTGCAGAAAAAGAAAGAACTAAACTACAGCACGAACTTCACACGCACAAACAAGAATTTGATGTTCTTCAGACTTCAATGGAGAATGCCAAGCAACATCTTCATGATATGCGTAAAGAGGTTGATGTTAAAGAGCGAGAAATGGCCGATCTTGATGAACAAGAGAAAGGCAAAAAAGCGCGCCTTGAGCAATCAAACAGCCAGCGAGAATATGAATCGCTCAAACATGAAATAGAGGCGGTTAAAAAAAAGCAATTGGGGCTTGAAGATGGTCTTATTGCTGCATGGAAGACGTACGAAGTAACTCAAAAAGAAACCGAAGAAAAAAAAGCGTTTTGCGTCAAAAGATCTGCAGAGCTTGATGTTGTGATTCAAGAGGTGATGCAAAAAATTGCAGCTATCGATCATAAGATCAAAGAGCTGTTGGTCGTTCGTGTGCAAAAAGAAGAGGGCATACCTGCTGATTGGCTTGAAAAATATGCATCGATGCGCTTAAAAGTATCTAATCCCGTAGTGCCAGTGCAAAACGGAAGCTGCAGCGCATGCTTTTATCAAATTTCCCAAAAAGATATTGCCGAATTACGTAAAAATAAACTGCTTGTTTGCCGTGATTGTTTTAGGTTTCTCTATCTTGAGCGCCCGAGCGGCTCGGATCACAAGGAAACACCAGCATCATGACCCAGCTTTCGCTTTTTGAGCATTGCACGGAACCGACAAAGCCAAAAGTAAAGAAGGGGCACACCTGGCAGCTTTTTGTTGATGGTGCAGCTCGAAAAAATCCAGGGATTGCGGGAGCGGGAGTCGTCATTAAAAAAGATGATGAACTGGTGAAAGCAAAAGGCTTCTATCTCGGGCACAAAACAAACAATCAGGCTGAATATTTTGGGCTTCTTTTAGGCATTTATCTGTGCCGAAAACTTATAGAGCCGGATGATATGCTTTATATCATGGCCGATTCAGAACTTCTCATTAAGCAAATGAAGGGTGAATACCGTGTTAAAGATATTCATCTAAAAAAATTATTTGAGTTAGCGTGGGTGCTTCTTGCAAATCAGCGTTACTCATTTTGCCATATTAAGCGAGAGTATAATGCCGAAGCGGATGCTGCGGCAAATGAAGGGATAGATAAAAAAGTATCACTTCCTCACGAATTTGTGAAAATCCTTGAAAATCATGCAATTACTCTCTAGGTATCGTTCGCTTTCGTTTATATTTCTTTCTCTCATTATTTCCACAGACGCATTTGCGTGGAGGTATCGCTACAAAAAAAAGATTATTGATCAAGCAGTTGAGGCGTCCATTCAATCTGAGATTGAAACTACTATGCCGACCGATTCATCGGTCGAAAAAAAAGAGCTGAATGAAGAAAGGCCACGAATTGTTAACGTGCTTCTCGATGAAGCACAGCGTTCAGATTTTCAGGGTTGGACGATCAGTGCGCCCTCCGGTTTTCATTTAATTGCCTATGAAAGCGTTTCTGGCATACATTTTCAAGAACCGGAAATAAGGCTTACTGCGCAGAAAAAAAATATTTTGATTAACGGAAAAAAAGTTGCTCACGCGCGTTTTTTTATTAAACCAAGTGAAGGGTATGTGCAATTCAAAGAGCGCGAATACCATGGATCTTTTTTAATCGATGCATCAGGTGATACAATTCAATTAATTAATTGTCTTGAGCTTGAAGAATACGTTTATTCGGTGCTTAATTCTGAAAGTTGGCCTGGCTGGCCGCTTGAAATCAATAAAACTTTTGCAGTCGCTTCGCGCAGCTATGTAATGAAACGAATCCAAGAAGCAAATACAAAAAAGAAATTGTATCATATTAAAAATACTAATATTCATCAGACCTATAACGGCGTGCATAAGAGCGAACGATTGAGGGAAGCAATAGAGCAAACCCGCGGATTAATTATGGCATATAATGGAAAGCCAATTGAGGCGATGTTTGATTCATGTTGCGGGGGAGTGATTCCTGCGCATATTAGCGGCATCGATTTTAAAAGTGCTCCTTATCTAGCGCGTGAAAAAAAATGCAATTTCTGTAAAGGATGCAAAATATTTGGTTGGCGTGTGGAATATTCGCTGGAGCATTTTCAAGAATTGCTTAAAAAAGCGGGGCATTCGGTTCGATCAATACGAGAAATTAAAGTAGTAAAGCGTGATAAAGCGGGCGTTGTACAACGTGTTTTGATTCAAGGATCGAATCACGCGCTCCATTTAAATTGCAAACAAATGTATGCGCTATGTAGCAAAATTAAAAGTTATTGCTTTACGGTAGAAAAAAAAGGGAAAGCAATTTGCTTTACTGGAAAGGGGTACGGCCACCACATGGGCATTTGCCAGTGGGGAGCGCGCCGCATGCTTGACGCAGGGCATCACTATAAATCTATTTTGCAGTTTTATTATCCGGGTGCTACGTTAATGCAGATGAAAGCTACAGGATCATCTGTATAAATTAACATACGTTAATAAAAACGATTCTTTTTTAGGGGTAAAAATGCCCGGATACAAAACACATTTAGTTGGTGGCGTGGTTTCATTTGGATTAGTTGTTTTTATTGCCGGTTTTTTATCGGCATCGTTCTCAACGTTATTCGAATGGTTGTGCTGCGCATGCCTTGGTGCCTTGTTTCCCGATATCGATATTAAAAGTAAGGGGCAACAGCTTTTTTTTAGGGTAACTGCGGTAGTTTTTGTTGTATTGCTTTGGCAAAGGAGGATCACCGACGTCGCTATTATGAGCACTATTGCATTGATACCACTTACGGTAAAGCATCGCGGTATTACGCATTCGATGTGGTTTATCGGCGCGCTTTGCGCAATGATCTTCACAATCGTTGCGTGCACAGCCGCCTCCTATTTAACTATGGTATTTTTTGATCTTCTCTTTTTCTTTGCGGGTGCATTTTCGCATGTCCTTTTAGATTTTGGCCCTCGAAAACTTTTCTTTCGTAAATAATCACCAATGGTCAATTCTAGCCTCTGTTAGTAAGGGACATTGAATTGTAAAAGGAGAGAGAATAAAAAAAGGCCGAGAAATTCCTGGGCTTTAAGATTGAGCGTGTTCTTATTTTAAGATTTTGTATATGAAGTAACTCAAGCCAAAAATTCCAGCTGCATACAGTGCGCATTTCATGAATGGCAGAGCAGTAGTAATTTTTTTTAAGTATTCATCCTCTTGAAGCTTTTTCTTAAAAGCTTCTGTTTCTGTTTGACTAAGTGGCGTAAGTGTGAGTTTAGATGCACTCAAGAACTCATGATTGGAATTTTTAGCAAAATATAAAGTATGATAATTGAAATCCGAATCTCGTACTATTGCCTTGAATTCGACTAAATCTTCTCCGTAAGAAGTTTTTTGAGTTATAGCGTTAACGCGGTAAGCTTTTTTCTTTAAGGTAATTATTTTTTCCGGTTCTAATTTTGCAAGAGCTGAACCAGTCTTAGAATCAGCCTTAAAAGTTTGCATCGCTGATAAATGAACAGAATTAGCTAGTGCAAAACAGCTTAGTAAAAATGTAATCAAAAATTTCTTCATAGTAGAGCTCCATTTTTATCAAATAAAACGTATGTATTAATAGTATACCGGAACTATAAATAATTACAATTACGATTATAAGATAAAAGATAAGCATAATTGGTAGCGGGCTATAATTATTACTCATTAAGCCTGAAAAGATGCGCGCAATTTTTATTAATTGATTCGCTTATTGTCGTTACCGGGCAATTTCGCAAAGCAGATAGAAATTTTGCTATGGTTTTAAGTTGTGCAGGTGAATTTTGTTTGCCCCTTATTTCTTGAGGAGGCAAGTAGGGTGCATCGGTTTCGAGCAGTATGCGCTCAAGTGGTACATTTAGGAAAACTTCTCGAAGTGCATTGTTTTTAGGATAGGTCAATGGGCCGCCAATTCCAATAAAAAAATCACGCTTCATCACTTCTTGCGCAAATTTCATATCTTCAGAGAAGCAATGGATAACGCCACGCAGATTTCTATCACGAAATTCATCGATAATAGCGAGTGTTTCATAGGCTGCATCGCGTGTATGCACAATGAGGGCGCGATCATATTTTAATGCGAGCTCGATTTGCGCGCGAAACGCATCTTCCTGTCGCGCGCGATCAAAATCTGGATAATGAAAATCGAGGCCGCATTCGCCGATGGCGACAATGTTCTTTTCATTATCCGCAATAATTAATTTTTCTATTTTCTCTAAATCTGCGCGCCAATTTTCTGTCGCATCATTTGGGTGAATGCCAACCGCTGCAAAGCAATTTGGAAAATGCTGAGCCAGCAAGACGCAATTTTGGCTTTCAATGAAGCTTGTTCCCACATTTATAATGCGATTTACGCCAGCTTCAGCTGCCTGATCAATAATAGTTTTTGCCAGCGGAAAATGTTCGGGTAAAAGGGGCGTATCAAATGTTTTTTTCACCATAATATTAATATGGCAATGAGTATCGCATAAAATTGGCTTGTGATTTTGCATAATAACGTTCTTCCTATTTTTTATGCACATCCTTCGGTTTAAAGAATTAAACCATGTAAGTGGCGTTTCTTGCGAGTGAGAACTCATCAAGACAGAAGGAATGAGCAAAATGGTATTTTTTTTCAAAAATCTGGCTTTATTTTAACCGAATTTGACAAACATTTAAATCGAATTAGGCTATTTGACTGATGTCATAGGAAATCATAGGAAGAAAAAAGTAGAGTCGGATGAAGAAGCAGTGTTAAACCATTTAAACCTATTAGGAGTTCTTTCATGAACAAAAGTCAGCTCATTGACTCCTTGAGTGAAGAAACATTATTTACAAAAAAAGACGTAGCGCGCTTACTGGATAGCTTAGCGCGTACTGTACAACGCGCGTTAAAAAACGGCGACAAAGTACAGTGGGCGAGCTTCGGTACGTGGTCTGTTTCACGTCGACCAGCACGTAAGGGAATCAATCCTGCAACAAAGCAACGTATTGATTTGCCTGCAGTGAATGTTCCTCGCTTTAAACCAGGAAAAGCGCTACGAGAAGTGGTACGTTCAATCTAATGTGATTGAAGTTAAAAAAGCTTTATCTGTTTGGGCTGCGTAAGCAGCCCATTTTTTTTACTATTCAACTCCTCTTTTTTCCAGTATTTTCTATAGATATATAGTTCGTCGAGCACATTTTAAAGGTTTATCATGATAGATTTAGGGCTTTTGCGAGAACATCCAGATCAGATAATAAAACTGCTTACTATCAAAGAACCCTCGTTTGATGCGCAGTTGCTCCTTAAAAAGGATCAAGAATTAAGGACAATGCGCTCGCGCGTTGAAGAGCTGCGCCACCAAAAAAATCAGCTTGCGGCAAACGCAAAGTCTGGTATTACGCCCGAGATTAGAGAACGATCAATCGCCTTAGGTACCGAGCTCAAACAAACAGAAAAAGAGCTAGAAGTACTCGAAAAAGAATTTAATGAACTTTATTTACGCTGCCCAAATATTCCCTCTACCGATATTCCATTGGGCGGAAAAGAATCGAATAAAGTTGTCCGCCAAGAAGGCGGTAAACCAACGTTCTCATTTCCAGCAAAAAATCATATCGATCTCGCGACCGCTTTAGGTTGGCTCGATTTTGCATCGGCTGCTAAAATCACTGGCAGTAATTTTGCGCTTTATCGCGGCGATGGCGTAAAAATGATTTATGCGCTTTCTATGTTTATGCTCAAGCATAATCAAGAACATGGCTTTCAGATGATTCTGCCGCCTTATTTGATAAATGAAGAATCGCTCAGGGTTGCTGGTAATTTTCCTAAATTTAAAGATCAGGTGTATGCAACTGAGAATGATCCACTGTTTTTAATTCCAACGGCGGAAGTCAGTTTAACAAATCTCTATCGGGATCATATTTTTGAGCCGACCGATTTACCAATGCGCCTTACATCGTGGACGAGTTGTTTCAGAAGGGAAGCAGGATCTTATGGCGCCAATGAGCGCGGATTGATCCGCATTCATCAATTTGAAAAAGTTGAACTATATACATTTACTCGTCCTGAATATGCTGATCAAGAGCTTGACAGAATAGTTGCTTGTGCAGAAGGACTTTTGAAAAAATTAGGGCTTCATTATCGCATTTCATTATTAGCTGGCCAAGATTGTTCTTTTCAATCGGCAAAAACATTTGATATCGAAGTATGGATTCCAAGCTTGAACGATTATAAAGAAGTGTCCTCGTGCAGTAATTGCACCGATTTTCAAGCGCGCCGCGGCATGATTCGTTACCGCGAAGCTGCGGGAGAGAAAACAAAACTTGTTTACACGCTCAATGGTTCGTCATTAGCGCTACCACGATTGATGGTGGCTATTATGGAAACGTATCAGCAAGCGGATGGTTCTATCGCAATTCCAGATATTCTTAAAAATTATGGTGTTTGGTAACAATGGAAAAAAGGTTGAGTCCAGAAACTGCACAAAAGATTAAGCAGTTAGAAATTAAAACTCGACGCCTTTTGCAAGGTTATTATATTGGCGAGCACCGAGCGGCGCAAAAAGGGTACGGGCTTGAGTTTGAGCAGCTCAGCGACTATCAATTTGGGCACGATGTGCGTTTTATTGATTGGAAAAGCTCTGCGCGCATGAATAAACTTTTAGTGCGCGAATATAAAGATGAGCGAAACCGCTCCATTATTATCGCATTCGATATTTCAGCATCTACTTTTTTTGGTGCACAGCAATCGAAAAACGACGTAATGATCGATACGGCCACGATTCTTATCATGGCAGGATTTTATAGCAAAGATATGGTTGGATTGGTGCTCTTTAGTGATCATGTCGAAAAATACATTCCGCCCGCGCGTTCGCGCCAGCACATTGAACTTTTATTGCGCACGTTATGCGAAATTAAACCGACTGAGAAAAAAACGTCGATCAGCAGTGCTCTTGATTACATTGCACGATTAAAGCGACGCGATGCGATCGTTTTTGTTCTCTCCGATATGATTGATGGAGAGCAAAACCAAAAACAAGAGACTTTGCGATTTGATAAGGCGCTTAAAATGATCTGCGCGCAGAATGATTGTATTGTTTTACGCATGCGCGATCAGTTAGAAAGAGAATTGCCGACTGCCGGATTTATAACAACGATCGATAGTGAAACTAAGCAAGAAGTTCTTTTAAATTTGAGCCGCGCTGGTGCAAAAAAATGCAATCGCATGTTGCATGCATTTAACGACCAGCAATCAAAAATATTAAAAGCTTCAGGGGCAGATACGGTTGATATTGAGAATCCGGAAAAAATTGTTGAACAATTAGTAAGATTCTTCCAAGCGCGTACTTCAAGATGAATAATGGGTAGTAAACTATGATGCAAGAAGCACAGGGTATTAAACTTTACGATCTTTATGGTTGGTGGTACAAACCGTTTTGGCATCAACCGGCGTTTTATATCCCTTTTGGGATAGTGATTTTTGCGCTGCTTTTGGCGATGCTCTTTTTTTGGGTTCGTTACATTAAACGCTCACGAAAAAAAGTGCTCGATCCGTGGCAAGAAGCGCTTAATAACCTACAAAAGATCAATTTGGGCTTGTTTGAAGATCAAGATACGCATAAACTGTTCTATGGACATCTAACTAAAGTGCTTAAAACCTACTTGGCAAAGCGATATGAACTTTCGCTTGAGGGTAAAACCGACCAAGAAGTTATTGAGGCGGTAAAACATTCTGGATTGCCTGCAGATTTGCAGGAGCAGGTGCGGCATCTTTTTTCGGGCGCTGAAATAATTAAGTTTGCGCATCAAGAAGGGGCGGGTGAACGAATGCGCTATGATTTGATTCGTGCGATCGATATTGTGCGTAACACGATCCCAAATCCGCATTTGAAGAAAAAAGTGGGTGGTGAGATTTTGCGTGAGGGAAAAAACTCAGCAAAAAATGAAAAAACGAATTCGGCATATTCCTCTGATGAACAGCTGAGATAGGTTTTTCGGGATTTACAACGTTTAGGGACTTGCATGTATTTTGACTTGTCGGTTAATCCATCGTCGCTTTATATCCATTGGCCTTTCTGTCCGTACAAATGCCACTTTTGTAACTTTGTTGCCATTGCTGGCCACGAAGAATATATGCACGATTATCACCTTGCTCTTAAAAGCGAGATTGAGCGCTTTTGTTCTGAGCGTGAGCGCAAACTCTCTATTGAGACGATTTATATGGGGGGCGGCACGCCAAGCACGTACCCACTTTCCGAACTACTTGACACGTCTGGTACACTATATAAAGTCATCGATTTTTTACCAGGGTACGAATGGACGATCGAAGT is a window from the Candidatus Babeliales bacterium genome containing:
- a CDS encoding deoxyribonuclease IV, encoding MRTIGLHLRITSSIVDLIPQALELGTKSFQCFMIHQGTGNYLELSSPEIDRFLALRDECGYLYAHASYWVNLSGKETGHTIHLLRREIEMAKALHFNAIVIHPGAATGWATKQEGIDQFVRLFNALIKNESNMHFIIENTAHGNATVGSDLEDLKEIYERLEQSEKVSFCLDTAHAYAYGYDIGSAHGREQFLQLVDQTITADRVSLIHLNDSSEKLGTKKDRHELLGKGNLGQQALKEFTHIKAFAQVPLILELPPVENEEQAEMLELVRSWCR
- a CDS encoding glyceraldehyde 3-phosphate dehydrogenase NAD-binding domain-containing protein yields the protein MKRIAINGFGRIGKTFLRVIMADAAAKKDLEVVAINIGPAKTDLIGHLFQYDTLMGKFPGTVEQRGNELIIDGKKIALIAEKDPANLNWAALKIDWVVECSGKFTHREDAEKHLKAGAKKVLISAPATDEDVSIIPGVNDAMYDAKKHNIVSLGSCTTNAVFPLLKVLHDQCGLEQAMMMTTHAYTNTQVLLDVEAKDPRTSRAAALNIIPTSTGAAKMVPKVMPALAGKVEMSSVRVPVGKVSLIELTFLSTKKLSAEIINTAFIDASKQSMRGIIEVESKPLVSSDFSGNSSSVILDAPLTRSLGTLSSVFGWYDNEWGYSCRLKDFLMRDA
- a CDS encoding type 1 glutamine amidotransferase domain-containing protein, giving the protein MSSVLSGVKIAMLVTDGFERPEMVDTRKGLQDAGATVTLISPKFPKVKALNHIEWADEFQVDLPLEKARAADFDAIVLPGGIINPDLLRVMPAAIKFIKDFVDTGKPIAAICHGPWTLIETGFVQGKKMTSWPSLKTDLINAGANWVDQKVVVDGKFVTSRMPADIPEFNEAVIKMLSKK
- a CDS encoding aminoglycoside phosphotransferase family protein, producing the protein MSTLEKNVVQAWGAQGKEWLKNLPTIVEALAVKWQLTDLTPFRNLSYNYVLKGFQHKKPIVVKLGFDSIAIKQEGLTLDTYKGSGSVRLLDADLSMNALLIEHAISGTTLKSFFAHRDDQAIAHTVSVIKRLHTIPVAEPSLFPDLPEWLKALENPHPALSTIHINKARELSSSLLATQKEKVLLHGDLHHENIVSSARDSWLAIDPKGIWGDPTYEVGAFIRNPFPELLHQQNLNDIIARRITLFAQHLNFDRQRIQEWAYVQAVLAACWAMEDGETDPNYAMIEAEILEIK
- a CDS encoding ribonuclease HI family protein, which encodes MTQLSLFEHCTEPTKPKVKKGHTWQLFVDGAARKNPGIAGAGVVIKKDDELVKAKGFYLGHKTNNQAEYFGLLLGIYLCRKLIEPDDMLYIMADSELLIKQMKGEYRVKDIHLKKLFELAWVLLANQRYSFCHIKREYNAEADAAANEGIDKKVSLPHEFVKILENHAITL
- a CDS encoding SpoIID/LytB domain-containing protein codes for the protein MQLLSRYRSLSFIFLSLIISTDAFAWRYRYKKKIIDQAVEASIQSEIETTMPTDSSVEKKELNEERPRIVNVLLDEAQRSDFQGWTISAPSGFHLIAYESVSGIHFQEPEIRLTAQKKNILINGKKVAHARFFIKPSEGYVQFKEREYHGSFLIDASGDTIQLINCLELEEYVYSVLNSESWPGWPLEINKTFAVASRSYVMKRIQEANTKKKLYHIKNTNIHQTYNGVHKSERLREAIEQTRGLIMAYNGKPIEAMFDSCCGGVIPAHISGIDFKSAPYLAREKKCNFCKGCKIFGWRVEYSLEHFQELLKKAGHSVRSIREIKVVKRDKAGVVQRVLIQGSNHALHLNCKQMYALCSKIKSYCFTVEKKGKAICFTGKGYGHHMGICQWGARRMLDAGHHYKSILQFYYPGATLMQMKATGSSV
- a CDS encoding metal-dependent hydrolase; the protein is MPGYKTHLVGGVVSFGLVVFIAGFLSASFSTLFEWLCCACLGALFPDIDIKSKGQQLFFRVTAVVFVVLLWQRRITDVAIMSTIALIPLTVKHRGITHSMWFIGALCAMIFTIVACTAASYLTMVFFDLLFFFAGAFSHVLLDFGPRKLFFRK
- a CDS encoding TatD family hydrolase, with amino-acid sequence MQNHKPILCDTHCHINIMVKKTFDTPLLPEHFPLAKTIIDQAAEAGVNRIINVGTSFIESQNCVLLAQHFPNCFAAVGIHPNDATENWRADLEKIEKLIIADNEKNIVAIGECGLDFHYPDFDRARQEDAFRAQIELALKYDRALIVHTRDAAYETLAIIDEFRDRNLRGVIHCFSEDMKFAQEVMKRDFFIGIGGPLTYPKNNALREVFLNVPLERILLETDAPYLPPQEIRGKQNSPAQLKTIAKFLSALRNCPVTTISESINKNCAHLFRLNE
- a CDS encoding HU family DNA-binding protein; translation: MNKSQLIDSLSEETLFTKKDVARLLDSLARTVQRALKNGDKVQWASFGTWSVSRRPARKGINPATKQRIDLPAVNVPRFKPGKALREVVRSI